A single genomic interval of Brassica rapa cultivar Chiifu-401-42 unplaced genomic scaffold, CAAS_Brap_v3.01 Scaffold00010, whole genome shotgun sequence harbors:
- the LOC117129517 gene encoding uncharacterized protein LOC117129517: protein MNGLDVCYTCGGTGHFSSSCPYSQGRKAPAYITCFLCGEKGHYANSCPHKRQVTLPAPPTRLAIEPAPKRQAVGKQVNALELGKPEPQQPHQGPITGTLHVGGVYVHVLFDSGATHSFVIPEVVWSFKGIFTRVKVGVSVRTPGNHNFHVDSCVLGIPIYVGSTVYPADLLVVPLGQHEVILGMDWLSRYYAQLDCGRGRITLEERGKPSTTYYGICPSAGVSLVSALRVEKDLIEGEVYLVTLTTLGGELKEGTKLEEIAVVKIYQDVFQPLEGLPPPQSVPFTIRLEPGAAPIAKAPYRIVPAELAELKKQLEDLIEK from the exons ATGAATGGCCTAGATGTGTGTTACACTTGTGGTGGTACAGGACATTTTTCTAGCAGTTGTCCTTATAGTCAGGGAAGAAAAGCCCCTGCTTATATTACTTGCTTCTTGTGTGGTGAGAAAGGGCATTATGCCAACAGTTGTCCCCATAAAAGACAAGTTACGCTTCCAGCACCACCCACTAGACTAGCGATTGAACCAGCCCCGAAGCGCCAGGCAGTTGGAAAGCAAGTGAATGCTTTAGAGTTAGGAAAGCCCGAACCACAACAGCCCCATCAGGGACCAATCACAG gaACATTGCATGTTGGTGGAGTTTATGTGCATGTTCTCTTCGACTCGGGTGCCACACATAGCTTTGTGATACCCGAGGTAGTATGGAGTTTTAAGGGAATCTTTACTAGAGTAAAGGTAGGTGTTTCAGTTAGAACCCCTGGGAACCATAACTTTCATGTTGATAGTTGTGTACTTGGGATTCCAATATATGTGGGATCAACGGTATATCCGGCAGACCTGCTAGTTGTTCCTTTAGGACAACACGAAGTGATtttgggcatggactggctgTCGAGATACTACGCACAGTTGGATTGTGGACGAGGAAGAATTACACTTGAAGAAAGAGGAAAACCATCAACGACATACTATGGAATATGTCCAAGTGCTGGAGTGTCACTTGTATCTGCCTTAAGAGTTGAGAAAGATTTGATCGAGGGCGAGGTATATCTTGTAACTCTAACTACCCTTGGAGGAGAATTGAAAGAAGGGACAAAGTTGGAAGAGATAGCTGTAGTAAAAATATACCAGGATGTATTCCAGCCATTGGAAGGATTGCCCCCACCACAAAGTGTTCCTTTCACCATTAGATTAGAGCCGGGAGCAGCCCCAATAGCAAAGGCACCTTATCGAATAGTTCCAGCTGAGCTTGCTGAATTAAAGAAGCAGTTGGAAGATTTGATAGAAAAATGA